In Pelosinus sp. IPA-1, a single genomic region encodes these proteins:
- a CDS encoding PRC-barrel domain-containing protein translates to MQRMRDIVGLPVIETETGKQISQIEDIVLNIDEAKIYGIITNSAKDLSSEQGISFMNILSLGRDAVMVRNHSVIQEATAFFEVTAIYYIKELFEKEIVTEEGFRLGILVDVFFDTSTGEMKSYQISDSIITDLLYGRKKMPIPKIQVIGKDKVIVPGTMKTLLYTEI, encoded by the coding sequence ATGCAAAGAATGCGAGACATAGTTGGGCTGCCTGTAATAGAAACTGAAACAGGTAAGCAAATAAGCCAAATAGAAGATATTGTTTTAAATATTGATGAGGCGAAAATCTATGGAATCATTACTAATAGTGCAAAGGATTTGTCTTCTGAACAAGGTATCTCTTTTATGAACATATTAAGTTTAGGTCGGGATGCTGTTATGGTAAGGAACCATTCAGTTATACAAGAAGCTACTGCTTTTTTTGAAGTGACAGCTATTTACTATATAAAAGAATTATTTGAGAAAGAAATCGTAACGGAAGAAGGGTTTCGTTTAGGTATATTAGTTGATGTTTTTTTTGATACTAGTACTGGTGAAATGAAATCATATCAAATATCTGATAGTATCATAACAGATTTACTATATGGTCGAAAAAAAATGCCGATACCAAAAATTCAAGTTATAGGCAAAGACAAGGTAATAGTTCCTGGAACTATGAAAACTCTTCTATATACTGAAATATAA
- a CDS encoding AI-2E family transporter, with protein MLIFFLIMVCFYFFWMVRNALYPFLIGLFLSYLLNPAVCYLENKKIGRVWAIIAVYILLFSIVIIGGSKLLAILIRDLQSFAQDLPSMIENINILLIKVQSQYQNSALPYYLRLAIDDALLLLLGDVQEFIGEVVNGIINLITHSLGLAISPILAFYLLHDWHEIKSKLLLLVPSQWRGELISFWRDVDKVLGGIIRGQLIVACIIGIFVTIGLFLLQVKFALIIGILAALFDIIPYFGPIIGASPAVMLAILESPLLTLKVILLFFIIQQIEGNIIHPKIIGENIGLHPLTVIFFVFVGGEMGGIIGMLLGVPFVAVGKVLLHHIIKVLL; from the coding sequence ATGCTTATTTTTTTCCTTATAATGGTTTGTTTTTATTTTTTTTGGATGGTACGAAATGCATTATATCCTTTTCTCATTGGCCTATTTCTATCATATTTATTAAATCCAGCAGTATGTTATTTGGAAAACAAAAAGATAGGAAGGGTATGGGCGATTATTGCCGTATACATACTATTATTTAGTATTGTTATTATTGGTGGAAGTAAGTTGCTTGCCATATTGATTAGAGATTTACAATCCTTTGCACAGGATTTACCATCTATGATAGAAAATATTAATATACTGTTGATTAAAGTGCAATCACAGTATCAAAACTCTGCATTGCCATATTATTTAAGGTTAGCGATAGATGATGCCTTATTATTATTATTAGGTGATGTACAGGAGTTTATTGGAGAAGTCGTAAATGGTATAATTAATCTTATAACCCACTCTTTGGGTTTAGCAATAAGCCCAATCTTAGCCTTTTATCTTCTTCATGACTGGCATGAAATTAAAAGTAAATTATTATTGTTAGTGCCAAGCCAATGGAGGGGGGAGTTGATTTCATTTTGGCGTGATGTTGATAAAGTGCTAGGGGGGATTATTCGAGGACAATTAATCGTAGCATGCATTATTGGTATCTTTGTAACAATCGGTTTATTCTTACTTCAAGTAAAGTTTGCCCTCATTATTGGGATATTGGCAGCATTATTTGATATAATTCCTTATTTTGGTCCTATAATCGGAGCTTCGCCGGCGGTAATGTTAGCTATATTGGAATCACCTTTGTTAACCTTAAAAGTAATTCTATTATTTTTTATCATACAACAAATTGAAGGAAATATTATTCATCCTAAAATTATAGGTGAAAATATAGGGCTTCATCCGTTGACTGTGATTTTTTTTGTTTTTGTTGGAGGCGAGATGGGTGGAATTATTGGAATGTTGCTTGGTGTGCCATTCGTGGCAGTTGGTAAAGTATTGTTACATCATATAATAAAGGTATTGTTATAA
- the alaS gene encoding alanine--tRNA ligase yields MNYITGNELRKKFLTFFKSKDHLILQSYPLVPENDPTLLLVGAGMAPFKPFFTGKMNPPHPRISTSQKCVRTGDIENVGRTARHHTFFEMLGNFSFGDYFKKEAIAWAWEFITEQLQMPKDRLWITIHTEDDEAFAIWNNDIHIPADRIIRMEDNFWEIGPGPCGPCSELYFDLGEERGCGKPDCAVGCDCDRFLEIWNLVFTQYDRDEAGNYTPLAKKNIDTGAGLERIASVLQNKKSNFETDLLFPLIEHAAKIANVEYGNDNKIDISLKVIADHIRSMTVMIGDGILPSNEGRGYVLRRILRRAVRHARLLGIEKLFLVPMVDVVIAIFAEAYPDLAEKQSYIKKVIQLEEERFQTTLVQGMELLNGHVQSLKKSGITMLDGATAFKLYDTFGFPWELTLEILEEHDMQLDKQNFDAAMKEQRERARAARQDHAEKVIIPDLSKLATELLTVDEQADSGKVVLAWKEGMLVDEVHDGEDVAVILDVTGFHAEGGGQVGDTGFLESSLGKMQITATKKLANGTTYHIGNVTEGLLKIGDTVNLKVDMIRRREIARNHTATHLLHAALKQILGTHVNQSGSFVSPERLRFDFSHFSQVTPEQLLEIEQFVHQAILENISVSIVETNQSAAKEMGAVALFGEKYGESVRVVLVGDVSKELCGGSHVVSTAEIGLFKIVSEAGIGSGIRRIEAVTGKGAIEYVNAREQLLVSAATVLKSRPEEIVLKVDSVVARVKELEHELTELTSKLAHGEVDALLASSQEINGVQVVVGKVSINDPDGLRTVADMVRNRLTCGIVTLGSINGDKVNFVAMVTKEAIAKGIHAGNIVKEVSKITGGGGGGRPDMAQAGGKNPEKLADALQFAIEVIKKQIK; encoded by the coding sequence TTGAATTATATAACGGGAAATGAACTTCGTAAGAAATTTTTAACTTTTTTTAAAAGTAAAGATCATTTAATATTACAAAGTTATCCATTAGTTCCTGAGAATGATCCTACATTATTATTAGTCGGTGCAGGCATGGCACCATTTAAACCCTTTTTTACAGGAAAGATGAATCCGCCACATCCGAGAATTAGTACTAGTCAAAAATGCGTACGTACAGGTGATATTGAGAATGTCGGTCGTACAGCTCGTCATCATACTTTTTTTGAGATGCTAGGAAACTTCTCTTTTGGTGATTATTTCAAAAAAGAAGCAATTGCTTGGGCTTGGGAGTTTATTACTGAGCAATTACAAATGCCTAAGGATAGATTATGGATAACAATTCATACAGAAGATGATGAAGCATTTGCGATTTGGAATAATGATATTCATATACCCGCAGATCGAATTATTAGAATGGAAGATAATTTTTGGGAAATTGGTCCAGGACCATGCGGTCCATGTTCAGAACTATATTTTGATTTAGGTGAAGAACGGGGCTGTGGAAAACCAGATTGCGCAGTTGGCTGTGATTGTGATCGATTTTTAGAAATTTGGAATTTGGTCTTTACCCAGTATGATCGAGATGAAGCTGGAAATTATACCCCATTAGCGAAAAAGAACATTGATACGGGAGCAGGGCTAGAGCGTATTGCATCTGTATTGCAAAATAAAAAATCTAATTTTGAAACAGATTTATTATTTCCGCTTATTGAGCATGCAGCAAAAATAGCGAATGTGGAATATGGTAATGACAACAAAATAGATATTTCCCTTAAAGTTATTGCGGATCATATTCGGAGTATGACGGTTATGATTGGCGATGGCATATTACCTTCGAATGAAGGTCGAGGATATGTTTTACGTCGGATTTTACGTAGAGCGGTAAGACATGCCCGCTTACTAGGAATTGAAAAATTGTTTTTGGTTCCAATGGTTGATGTTGTAATTGCAATTTTTGCTGAAGCCTACCCTGATTTAGCAGAAAAACAATCTTACATAAAAAAAGTAATCCAATTAGAAGAAGAACGTTTTCAAACAACATTAGTACAAGGTATGGAGTTATTGAACGGACACGTTCAAAGTCTAAAAAAATCTGGAATTACAATGCTAGATGGTGCAACTGCCTTTAAGTTATACGATACTTTTGGCTTTCCTTGGGAACTTACCTTAGAAATACTGGAAGAACATGACATGCAGCTGGATAAACAGAATTTTGATGCTGCGATGAAAGAACAACGAGAACGTGCACGGGCAGCCCGCCAGGATCACGCTGAAAAAGTAATTATACCTGATTTGTCTAAGCTAGCAACGGAATTACTCACTGTTGATGAGCAGGCTGACAGCGGGAAGGTGGTCTTAGCTTGGAAAGAGGGTATGCTTGTTGATGAAGTTCACGATGGTGAGGATGTAGCCGTTATATTGGATGTGACAGGTTTTCATGCCGAAGGTGGCGGTCAAGTTGGAGATACTGGATTTTTAGAAAGTTCCTTGGGGAAAATGCAAATTACTGCTACTAAGAAGTTAGCAAATGGTACAACTTATCATATTGGTAATGTTACAGAAGGTTTATTGAAAATTGGCGATACTGTAAATCTTAAAGTTGATATGATAAGGCGGCGGGAGATTGCACGCAATCATACAGCGACCCATTTGCTTCATGCTGCTTTAAAGCAAATCCTAGGAACACACGTAAATCAGTCAGGCTCATTTGTAAGTCCTGAAAGATTACGTTTTGACTTCTCTCATTTTTCTCAAGTGACTCCAGAGCAATTATTGGAGATTGAACAGTTTGTACATCAAGCTATTTTAGAGAACATTTCTGTCTCTATTGTTGAGACGAATCAAAGTGCAGCGAAAGAAATGGGAGCTGTAGCTTTATTTGGTGAAAAATATGGTGAGTCTGTTCGAGTTGTTTTAGTGGGCGATGTAAGTAAAGAACTTTGTGGTGGTAGCCATGTAGTCAGCACTGCAGAAATAGGCTTATTCAAAATCGTTAGTGAAGCTGGTATTGGTTCTGGTATTCGAAGAATTGAAGCTGTGACAGGAAAGGGTGCAATTGAATACGTTAATGCGCGAGAACAATTACTAGTTAGTGCTGCAACGGTTTTAAAATCACGTCCTGAAGAAATTGTTCTTAAGGTAGATAGTGTTGTCGCTCGTGTTAAAGAATTGGAGCATGAATTAACTGAACTCACTAGTAAATTAGCTCATGGTGAAGTAGATGCGTTATTAGCTAGTTCTCAAGAGATTAATGGAGTCCAGGTTGTCGTTGGTAAAGTTAGTATTAATGATCCAGATGGTTTGCGTACCGTGGCGGATATGGTGCGAAATCGTTTAACTTGCGGTATTGTTACTTTAGGTTCTATTAATGGAGATAAAGTCAATTTTGTTGCAATGGTAACAAAAGAAGCTATAGCAAAAGGTATACATGCTGGTAATATTGTAAAAGAAGTTTCTAAAATAACTGGCGGTGGTGGTGGTGGCCGTCCAGATATGGCCCAAGCGGGTGGCAAGAACCCAGAAAAACTTGCTGATGCTTTACAATTTGCCATAGAAGTTATTAAGAAGCAGATTAAATAG
- a CDS encoding IreB family regulatory phosphoprotein, which translates to MPNISEETMMFRVENEENNAAMVINAVYQSLKTKGYNPINQLVGYLLSGDPTYITSYNNARGLIRKLERDELLEELVRAYLKDK; encoded by the coding sequence ATGCCTAATATATCGGAAGAAACAATGATGTTTCGTGTGGAGAATGAGGAAAATAATGCAGCGATGGTTATTAATGCTGTATATCAGTCGTTAAAGACCAAAGGATATAATCCTATAAATCAACTAGTGGGATACCTTTTATCTGGAGATCCTACCTATATTACCAGCTATAACAACGCCCGTGGACTAATACGTAAATTAGAACGGGATGAACTTCTAGAAGAGTTGGTAAGAGCATATCTCAAAGATAAATAA
- the ruvX gene encoding Holliday junction resolvase RuvX: MRILALDVGDKTIGVAASDLLLLTAQGIEVIRRTSLEKDFIRLSEIVNEYEVETIVIGLPKNMNGTIGPRGESMQDFADKVAAQFPKIKVHLWDERLSTVGAQKALIAADVSRAKRKKVIDKMAAVFILQGYLDSLSC, encoded by the coding sequence ATGCGCATACTAGCTCTTGACGTTGGTGATAAAACAATTGGTGTTGCAGCAAGTGATTTGTTATTACTGACAGCCCAAGGCATTGAGGTCATTCGCCGTACTTCTTTAGAAAAAGATTTTATTAGGTTGAGTGAGATTGTTAATGAGTATGAAGTTGAGACAATTGTAATTGGATTACCTAAAAATATGAATGGAACAATCGGCCCTAGAGGCGAATCGATGCAAGATTTTGCTGACAAGGTTGCAGCACAGTTTCCTAAAATAAAAGTGCATTTGTGGGATGAACGCTTATCCACAGTAGGAGCACAAAAGGCATTAATTGCTGCAGATGTGAGTCGTGCAAAGAGGAAAAAAGTAATAGATAAAATGGCTGCGGTGTTTATTTTACAGGGTTATCTAGATAGTTTGTCCTGCTAA
- a CDS encoding DUF1292 domain-containing protein: MADFEKEDLEELDEELVVVMTDEEGNEYYYREEMIVPVGDKQYAILIPIEDGDDCECQDAGCGCSDDEVDVYIARIDTDENGEEIYVDPTDEEFEDVRKAYEELMVEEEDEAE; this comes from the coding sequence ATGGCTGATTTTGAGAAAGAAGACCTCGAAGAATTGGATGAAGAGCTTGTGGTTGTTATGACTGATGAAGAAGGTAATGAATATTATTATCGTGAAGAAATGATTGTTCCAGTAGGTGACAAGCAGTATGCTATATTAATTCCTATCGAAGATGGAGACGATTGCGAATGTCAGGATGCTGGATGCGGTTGTTCTGACGATGAAGTTGATGTATATATTGCGCGCATTGATACTGATGAAAATGGCGAGGAAATATATGTCGATCCTACCGATGAAGAATTTGAAGATGTTCGTAAGGCATATGAAGAACTAATGGTAGAAGAAGAGGATGAAGCCGAATAG
- the mltG gene encoding endolytic transglycosylase MltG: MMRYRLIQFKWHILLVFVFLCLGNVIYRLTQPVNAPVAEKAVIVVKTGMAANEIGELLYQQGIIKSVLAFHAVAKMQGLANSLQAGEYVINKNMTIQQIVAMLAKGETVYQQITIPEGYTVDQIAKLIQEKQLGSAEKFKALAKKSNVFSYPYMMNYNANIVYKVEGYLFPNTYQISKGATEEQLLNMMLTQFDKEFSESMRERATAIGLSVKDVIILASLVEKEAQIEDDRPIIAGVFLNRLKQEMPLQSCATIQYILGYPKVELSVEDTEISSPYNTYQHMGLPPGPIANPGMAAINAVLYPKETSFIYFVADKQGTHHFSKTYEEHLAAIEQVRK, from the coding sequence ATGATGAGGTATAGGCTGATACAATTTAAATGGCATATTCTGTTAGTATTTGTTTTTCTTTGTTTGGGAAACGTTATATATAGATTGACACAACCGGTTAATGCACCTGTAGCGGAAAAAGCAGTAATTGTAGTTAAGACGGGAATGGCTGCCAATGAAATTGGTGAGTTGTTGTATCAACAAGGTATTATAAAAAGTGTATTAGCATTTCATGCTGTAGCTAAAATGCAGGGATTGGCAAATTCTTTGCAGGCAGGCGAATATGTAATAAACAAAAATATGACGATTCAACAAATTGTAGCAATGTTAGCTAAGGGGGAAACAGTATATCAACAAATTACAATTCCTGAAGGATATACTGTCGATCAAATTGCGAAACTAATACAAGAAAAGCAGCTTGGCAGTGCGGAAAAGTTTAAAGCACTCGCTAAAAAAAGTAATGTTTTTTCTTATCCTTATATGATGAATTATAATGCAAATATAGTATATAAAGTTGAAGGGTATCTATTTCCTAACACTTATCAAATCAGTAAGGGTGCGACAGAAGAGCAATTACTAAATATGATGCTTACTCAATTTGATAAAGAATTTAGTGAAAGCATGAGGGAAAGAGCAACTGCAATTGGTTTATCCGTCAAGGATGTAATTATTTTGGCATCTTTAGTAGAGAAGGAAGCCCAAATAGAAGATGATCGCCCAATTATTGCCGGAGTCTTTCTTAATCGTTTAAAACAAGAGATGCCTTTACAATCTTGTGCTACGATTCAATATATTTTAGGATATCCTAAAGTAGAACTTTCAGTGGAAGATACAGAAATTTCTTCTCCTTATAATACTTACCAACACATGGGACTACCTCCAGGGCCTATTGCAAATCCTGGAATGGCAGCAATAAATGCTGTTTTATACCCAAAGGAAACCAGTTTTATATACTTTGTTGCAGATAAGCAGGGCACGCATCATTTTAGTAAAACATATGAAGAACACCTTGCAGCAATTGAACAAGTGCGTAAATAA
- a CDS encoding O-methyltransferase, whose translation MNLLNEMERYATDNNIPIINKMSSNLLIDAVKSKQPKSILEIGTAIGYSALLMAQYMPQDGKITTIEQDASRIDLAYDYIARAGRTEQIQLLDGDASTILSDLEGTFDLVFIDAAKAQYLDYLCKIVDKLSAGAVIIADNVLFRGMVLSEEPPLKRYKTIVKRLKEYLQFVNTDSRFTTTIHHEGDGVAISYYQGANKK comes from the coding sequence TTGAATTTGCTAAATGAAATGGAAAGATATGCTACTGATAATAATATACCAATTATTAATAAAATGAGTAGTAATTTGCTAATTGACGCTGTAAAAAGTAAACAACCAAAATCGATTTTGGAAATCGGTACTGCCATTGGCTACTCAGCATTACTTATGGCTCAATATATGCCACAGGATGGTAAAATTACTACCATAGAGCAAGATGCTTCACGTATTGATCTTGCTTATGATTACATTGCTAGGGCTGGTAGAACAGAACAAATTCAGCTATTAGACGGTGATGCGAGCACTATTTTATCAGATCTTGAGGGGACATTTGATCTAGTATTTATTGATGCGGCCAAAGCTCAATACCTTGATTATTTATGTAAAATTGTAGACAAGTTATCTGCTGGCGCTGTTATTATCGCTGATAATGTATTATTTCGTGGTATGGTTTTGAGTGAAGAGCCACCGTTAAAACGTTACAAAACCATTGTCAAGCGTTTAAAGGAATATTTGCAATTTGTTAATACAGATTCTCGTTTTACTACAACAATTCACCATGAGGGTGACGGAGTGGCTATTTCTTATTATCAAGGAGCGAATAAAAAGTGA
- a CDS encoding U32 family peptidase: MRKPELLAPAGNFEKLKMALLYGADAVFMAGKSFGLRAFSGNFTEEELKEGINFAHSLQKKAYVTVNIFPHNEDLPELPAYIKFLVDCHVDAVIVADVGVYRIVREVAPTLPIHISTQANNTNWSSVLFWQELGADRVVLARELSLEEITEIRQKVSLDLEAFVHGAMCISYSGRCLMSNYFADRDANRGQCAQPCRWKFNLVEEKRPGEYYPVLEDERGTYIFNSKDLCLLPNIPELINSGLDSFKIEGRMKSVHYVATVIKVYREAIDAYIADPDKYSVKTEWLEELQKISHRAYTSGFYFNKATQDDQIYGSSSYEQTFDFIGLVKNYDATTRMAIIEQRNNIKIGQRIEVMQPGRSNFSQVITEMFDMEGNSISVAPHAQQLIRIPMLQETVEFAMLRREVQENA; encoded by the coding sequence GTGAGAAAACCCGAACTTTTGGCACCTGCTGGTAACTTTGAAAAGCTTAAGATGGCTCTTCTTTATGGAGCAGACGCTGTGTTTATGGCCGGCAAGTCCTTTGGACTGAGAGCTTTTAGCGGTAATTTTACGGAAGAAGAGCTAAAAGAGGGTATTAATTTTGCCCATAGTTTACAAAAAAAAGCATATGTTACAGTGAATATATTTCCTCATAATGAGGATCTACCAGAACTACCTGCCTACATTAAATTTTTAGTTGACTGTCATGTTGACGCAGTGATTGTTGCCGATGTAGGTGTATACCGAATTGTTCGAGAAGTAGCACCTACATTACCTATTCATATTAGTACGCAAGCCAACAATACTAATTGGTCTTCAGTACTTTTCTGGCAAGAATTGGGAGCTGATCGAGTAGTGCTTGCTCGTGAATTGTCCCTAGAAGAAATTACAGAAATTAGGCAAAAAGTGAGTCTTGATCTTGAAGCATTTGTTCATGGAGCGATGTGTATATCTTATTCTGGACGTTGCTTAATGAGTAATTATTTTGCTGATCGCGATGCAAATCGCGGACAATGCGCTCAACCCTGCCGCTGGAAGTTTAACTTAGTAGAAGAGAAACGTCCAGGTGAATATTATCCTGTACTAGAGGATGAACGTGGGACTTATATCTTCAATTCAAAGGACTTGTGTTTATTGCCAAACATTCCTGAATTGATCAATAGTGGCCTGGATAGTTTTAAAATTGAAGGTCGTATGAAAAGTGTGCATTACGTGGCTACAGTTATTAAAGTATACCGTGAAGCCATTGATGCTTATATAGCGGATCCAGACAAATATAGTGTTAAAACAGAGTGGCTCGAAGAATTGCAAAAAATCTCTCATCGTGCCTATACAAGTGGATTTTACTTTAACAAAGCAACTCAAGATGATCAAATTTATGGATCATCTTCTTATGAACAGACATTTGATTTTATTGGTTTAGTGAAAAATTATGACGCCACGACACGCATGGCTATTATTGAACAACGCAATAATATAAAAATTGGGCAAAGAATTGAGGTCATGCAACCTGGGAGATCCAATTTTTCACAAGTCATTACTGAAATGTTTGACATGGAAGGCAATTCTATAAGTGTTGCGCCCCATGCTCAACAGCTTATTCGTATTCCTATGCTCCAAGAAACTGTGGAGTTTGCCATGTTACGCCGTGAGGTACAGGAAAATGCATGA
- a CDS encoding DUF4911 domain-containing protein — translation MHEQILIRIDVKYINYLNRIMEGYEYLGVVTTVKDQVGVLRIRVTPDTYKEVQDILENLPIEFEYVSNNSA, via the coding sequence ATGCATGAACAAATTCTAATTCGTATTGATGTCAAGTACATAAATTATCTAAATCGTATTATGGAAGGGTATGAATATTTAGGTGTAGTTACTACTGTAAAAGATCAGGTTGGAGTATTACGTATCCGAGTTACACCCGATACATATAAAGAAGTACAAGATATATTAGAAAATCTACCGATTGAGTTTGAATATGTAAGCAATAATAGCGCATAG